Proteins encoded in a region of the Streptomyces sp. NBC_01298 genome:
- a CDS encoding cytochrome c biogenesis CcdA family protein, which yields MTTLTGMTTLTAADVAPSLLHGTLAVAAPVAFFAGLVSFLSPCVLPLVPGYLSYVTSLSVSDLADARGGQRSRMAAGAALFVLGFTAVLVSGGALFGYFGRTLLAHQEAVTRVLGAFTVLMGLSFMGFLPGFAQREFRSHRRPVLGLAGAPLLGAVFAVGWTPCIGPTLAAVQALAWSEASAARGALLMAAYCLGLGLPFLLAALAFRRTLGAFGLVKRHYQWVLRTGGAMLVLVGLLLATGVWNDLVYRLQSWSAAFTTAV from the coding sequence ATGACGACGCTCACCGGCATGACGACGCTCACCGCCGCCGACGTCGCCCCCTCCCTCCTCCACGGGACGCTGGCCGTGGCCGCCCCCGTGGCGTTCTTCGCGGGACTGGTCTCCTTCCTCTCGCCGTGCGTACTGCCGCTCGTGCCGGGCTACCTCAGCTACGTGACCAGCCTGTCGGTCTCCGACCTGGCGGACGCCCGCGGCGGGCAGCGCAGCCGCATGGCGGCCGGCGCGGCGCTGTTCGTCCTCGGCTTCACGGCCGTACTGGTCTCCGGAGGCGCCCTGTTCGGGTACTTCGGCCGCACCCTGCTGGCCCACCAGGAGGCCGTCACCCGGGTGCTCGGCGCCTTCACCGTGCTGATGGGGCTGTCCTTCATGGGCTTCCTGCCGGGTTTCGCGCAGCGGGAGTTCCGCAGCCACCGGCGGCCCGTGCTCGGCCTGGCGGGCGCGCCGCTGCTGGGGGCGGTGTTCGCGGTCGGGTGGACCCCGTGCATCGGCCCGACACTGGCCGCCGTACAGGCGCTCGCCTGGAGCGAGGCCAGCGCGGCCCGCGGGGCCCTGCTGATGGCGGCCTACTGCCTCGGGCTGGGCCTGCCGTTCCTCCTGGCGGCCCTGGCCTTCCGCCGGACACTGGGCGCCTTCGGCCTGGTCAAACGGCACTACCAGTGGGTCTTGCGGACCGGCGGCGCAATGCTCGTCCTCGTCGGCCTCCTGCTGGCCACCGGGGTGTGGAACGACCTGGTGTACCGGCTCCAGTCGTGGAGCGCGGCGTTCACCACCGCCGTCTAG